Within Ictalurus furcatus strain D&B chromosome 3, Billie_1.0, whole genome shotgun sequence, the genomic segment TTCTGCTAACTCCGTTTTGCCAAATGGATCAGCATTGAAAATGctctgtcttttgttttgttttgtttttttgtacagaTGGATTAAGTCCAAAACAATGAAAGAGGATGCAGATGAGGATATTGCGAAGTATGATGGTGAGCTTTCAGCTTCACCACGTTTCACCACGTTTTACTGTCCCGAGAAAAGAACTCCGATCCTGTTTAGTCGAAATTCACTTATAATGAaggtctaagggcagttgttgaattCAGGCTGTCATTCTGACACGAGAAATATCTTATACgattctataaataaataaatagtaataatacatTAATGCCATACCTGAAAGTATgtattaaacagatttaaagCTTAAGTTTGATATACCCTTAACTAGTAAGTATTATTCGATAACAGTGGCTCTTAGGTTTCAACATATATTACATAAGTTAAATAAGTCATGAAATAAGTACAACAGACGTAAACTGGTGTAACTGGTGCATTCACATGGTGCATTTCCATAATGTGTGTTCTGCTCGTTGATTTCAGGCAAGTGGGAGGTGGAGGCTCTGAAGGAGAACAAAGTGCCTGGTGACCTGGGTTTGGTCCTAAAGTCCCGCGCCAAGCATCACGCCATCGCAGCTCCTCTCAACAAACCGTTCGTCTTCAAGAACAAACCGCTCGTGGTGCAGTGAGTGAACTTCCTGGTTACAGTTCCCATAGCGACCTGTCACTGGGCTGGAATGAGTGAGAGATTGAGCTAAGTGGTAATAAGATGGAGGTTGAGGGAGAGGTGGAAGGGAGAAGGTTGAGCCATTAGGAAGGCTGTACCATCTAATTGTATAATTGTGGATGATTTCTGTTTCTCGCATCAGGAAGAGCACAGAGTAGATTTTGTGCAACAAAATAAGATGaagacaaaaatgcaaatgaagtaTATTTGTTAGTTTATTGaaacataatgtaatataattcaAGACATGTCAAAATGTATATCTATCAATATTTGCTTGGATTCATTTTCTGAGTGCATTGggcattatttaataaaactgaGCCCATTATTCAGACTGTGGATTCCTGTGAGATTTAAGTTAGCCAGTTtatatcaatattgtgatacTATAACATTGTATATAGTTATAACAGTTATAATACTATAACTATAATACTGATTCCACTTTGTGACATggtccagattttttttttttttttttgagaattgCTTTGCTTCTTGCTATTTACGTGTATGTTTAATCATACAAGTGATTGTTTCAATCTCCATCAGGTATGAAGTTAATTTTCAAGACGGCATTGACTGTGGTGGGGCCTACATTAAATTACTGTCTGACTCCCCCAACCTGGACTTGGTAAGTGTGTTGAGTTTCAAATAAATGATGGTGTTATGTAGCGTCGAGGAACGTCGTTATTTTGACAGATAGTTACTCTTTAACCCGGACTCTTTAATACAGGAGCAGTTTCACGACCGCACACCGTACACAATCATGTTCGGGCCAGACAAGTGCGGAGAAGACTACAAACTGCACCTCATCTTCAGGCATAAAAACCCTCTGAATGGAGATTTTGAGGAGAAGCATGCCAAGAGGGCTGACACAGACCTCAGAAAGGTGTACTCTGACAAGAAAACTCACCTCTACACACTGGGTGTGTGCTTTCACCTCATCCTCTGACATTTTATTCATGCGTTTATTCCTTGAGTTTATAGAGATGGACAGTGTGACGATATGCTATTGTCTTTATGATGTCTGGATGCTTCCTAAAAAGGGCTTTCTATAATTATagactgttaaataaacactgcaGCGTAGAAAAGAGTTATTGTtctgttttacagtgtaattaCTTACTACAATTTGttcatgtttgtgttgttgtttgttttctcttaaTCAGTTCTGAACCCAGACAATACGTACGAGATATTTATTGACCAGTCCAGTGTTAGCAAAGGAAGCTTGCTGACTGACGTGGTTCCACCGGTAAACCCACCTAAAGAGATCGATGATCCCAACGACTCTAAACCGAGTGACTGGGACGAGAGAGCTAAGATTCCTGACCCAGAAGCTGTCAAGCCTGATGACTGGTGAGGCTGAAGTTTGAGAGAACAGAGTCAATATTTGAGTATTGAAGGGTTTGTCTTCTGCTGCTTTAACTatttagctctctctctctctctagggaTGAGGATGCCCCTGCAACAGTGCCTGACCCTGATGCAGTGAAACCTGAGGGCTGGCTGGATGATGAGCCTGAGTTTGTCCCAGACTCTACAGCTGAGAAACCTGAAGACTGGTAAATACCTTGTAGTGGTACTAATCAAATTATATTAATAGTAGTGAAAACGTGtgggttaaatatatatatatatatatatatatatatatatatatatatatatatatatatatatatatatatatatatatatatatatatatatatatatatatttttattttttaaatataaaaaccagTTTAACAGAATTTAGTAAGCTTTTTTGAGTACTAACGCTAACAGTTTTCCCTATTACAGTTAGTgcttgaattttaaaaacctctttAAACCCTCTTTAAAAGGGTTTGAGACTCAGATCATGACaaccagggttagggttagatgaCGATGACCGCAGACAGTTTTAAAGTGAAATGGAGCTCGTCAGCTGATTTGCATGAAATCGCTAAACACACTTGCCTGGACACTTTGGAGGCATTTTTCTCACACTCGGGTGTTTAGCTGTTTGTGGTGTGCCTGTGTAGGGCAGAATGGTCTATTCATTTTAATGACCCATGCATCATGGTTCATAAGGCTCTATAGTTTCACAGAATTAAATATTCTGGTCCTGTGCCAGATAATTAGTGACTGCAGCACAGTGTAGATTTCTAATCTAGTTAGAAATCTATATAATTACGATCTGTTTCTAGCAAAACCAATAAACATTAGTTATGTTTCACAGAGGAActgatgttttttaaaattgtttttattcaagGGATGAGGAGATGGATGGTGAGTGGGAGGCTCCTCAGGTACCTAACCCTTCATGTCAAACTGCTCCTGGCTGTGGTGAGTGGAAACCTCCCACAATCAATAACCCCAAGTACAAGGGTAAATGGAAGGCTCCGCTCATAGACAACCCCAACTACCAGGTACTACCCCTCAAGAGGATGGGGAAAACTTTTTtcccagccttctttgctcatatttaccaagggtgccaatattagtggatggcACTGTATGTTGTATGTCGCATAGTTATATAATGAATATGGGTGGTCTTAgcattagggctgcaactaactactattttcataattgattagttggctaattattttttcgattaattggatgggggcaaactttcagtaccattttttttgttgtttatttaaaattaaatccacaaacagtgttacaaatataaacttcagactaaaacttcaTACAACTGTTTTTCCAATCATGTAAGACTGAAAAAaccccaatacacacacaaacacacaccagaatatatattattcatttaggactgtagtttaattcagtgctttttgtgcatccataaaaataatgtataaatacttataaacttatatattagtttatattatatatattctatattagtatttatgcattactttttataagaGGTATCGCtgacataaacaataaactgaagaaagtcattatcggtgactctgggtattatgctaaagctagcggcgttgcattacgtgcgtatgttgtcctgcgccgtcgactaggaagcgggttatacttccagttagtaaaaaaaccgcTCGTGTTccttttgagatgatattacctttgtAAAAttcactagacagtagagtacatagtgcatcgtgtaagtgtatagtacgtcatttgggacacaactttagtatttactctctgatgcgtgtttttggaacagaagtaacgtagtgagtaaacgtACCCTGtgcagaccgactaatcgataatgagatttgttgacaatgattttcataatcgattattaacGACTTTatggattagttgttgcagctctaattagCATGAAGCATTGCTCTTTTTTTATaagcattaatatatatatatataatatgttaatAGTATGTTAGAATGTTATGTTAATATCAAccctaaggtttaaaaaaaaaaaataataatagtaatcttgctttaacacaaaacatgaaaaataatgtgagtatttccatatttggtTATGTACTGCACATATACGCACAATTAACCTGCGAAGAACAGGGTTCATAATGCATGTTGAATGCATtattccctcacacacacacacacacacacacacacacacgcgcacttAAATAATTGTAGTGTATTTTAAGTGCTGATTGTCCCGTGACTGATGGCAGTGATCTGTTTGAACACAGGGCGTGTGGAGTGCACGTAAGATCCCAAATCCGGACTACTTTGAAGATCTGGAGCCGTTTAAGATGACCCCGTTTCGGGCTGTGGGACTGGAGCTGTGGTCCATGACATCTGACATCTACTTTGATAACTTCATCATCAGTGCTGATAAAGAGGTGGTAGACCGTTGGGCCGCAGATAGCTGGGGGCTCAAAAAACTGGTGGCTAGTGCGAATGAGgtgcgtgcacgcacacacacacaacataagaTTTGAACTGccattggggaaaaaaaaaaagaagaggaaattCATATATACATAATTTCTGTCCTGTTATACAAGcaatttgttttctctctctttctctctccgtccatctgtgtctctctttctctctctttttatgtgtcactctgtctctcttgctctttgtctttctctgcctctctctctctctcgctctctctctgtcactatCTGACTGTCTGTCACTAtcgttctctttctttcccagCCGGGGGTGTTCAGTCAGCTGACGTTGGCGGCAGAGGAGAGGCCGTGGCTGTGGATAGTCTATATTCTGACTGTTGGACTGCCTATTGGCCTGGCTGTTCTTTTCTGCTGGCCTAAGGTGAGTACTGATGGGCTGGATGATACGATACTGATATCATGATCAATTTCAGTACACTCGTATTATAAAATCAGTACTTTTATGACATTGACTACTGACTCAACTGTTCCATAGAAACATGCACCCTGATTGCAGATCTATTTTTATATCGATTATTTCATCTTCCAGTATTGAATGATTTgataaacgtaaataaaaatataaattacattttttttgtttggttgtttttgtttttttgttgattttgccATCACAATCACcttttggtgcttggcccccttatttaaattaatgttaatgctattCAGAAATGGAAACATAACTGTAAtcgttaattatttattattagctatCATAACATCTTTTTGCCATTTTTCTTAACGTTAAGCAATTTATTTACCTTCTGTTATTGTTCATTTTCTTCATCAGTTCTAACTGAACACTGTGTTTCTATGCCCTGTAGAAGTCTGAGGATGATTACGCCTATAAGAAAATCGATCCACCCAAAAGGGAAgaggtagaagaagaagaagaagaagaaggagaggaggaggaggaggagggagaagaggaagagcaggagaaagaaaagcaagaGGATACAGTTGAAGCAGAGGAAGCGGCTGAACCAACTGGTCAGTAAagagttaattttttttggtttttatgtgtgtctctgtaagaGGTAAAATATACCGGAGGTGCTGAATCTCAAGGCATtggacatttaaataaatataaatatactaaGGACAGTGTTAAAAGTAGaggcaatttatttattgtctcttTCTTTACCTAATGTGCTGATAACAGCAGTTTCAGATAGCTGTTAATGCTAGTTTATTCATCGTTCAAACAGGCTTCACTTCCTGTATGTTATTCTTTTGTAATCCCagtcttttttctctttatctggTTCAGCAGAAGATGCAGGCAGaactgaggaagaggaaggagaagaagCTGAAGGAGAAGCtccagaggaggaggaggaggtggtggacgttgaggaggaggaggaggttgaggaggaagaagaggaaactAGTAAATCAAACGACATGCCTTCAGATGATGAGGTAAGAGGTTGAGGAGTCATATCAGCTGGTTTACTTTGCTACCTCATTCAAATAaagcacaggttcccaaccctggatctggagaaccccctgtcctgcacattttagtgtttttttttttttgtttgtttgttttcttatttttcctcccccagctcTAACACTCGCTTCAACTCAGGAAATgactgttaattagctgattagttgcTTCAGGTGTGTTGGGAGCAGGGAAAATactcaaatgtgcaggacaggggtttctccaggaccagggttgggaacctctGTCATAAGGCAGTACCTGATCTCAAAATCTAAACTCTATATGtaaaagtatttgtttttattaatctgGAGAATACAGACATTAGAAAcgcacactaccggtcaaaagtttggagacactcgactgaaatgtttctcatgatcttaaaaaccttttgatctggaGGTGTGAAATCGGTgccgtagacaaaaatataattgtgccgacatattcatttctttcattagaaaactaacattttatttacaaaaaaaatcgatttaaacggacgactcggagcgaaatattccgaaaagcagccgataagagtccagcgtaggtgtgaactcctttaatactgtttaaaaagcatctcagggaaattcctcaagaaatcggtcgagaaaataccaagaatacatttctggaaattctaggaaaaaagggtgtctactttgaagatgttaaaatacaaaattatttgggattttttttatcgctacataattcccatagttccatttgtgttactccagagttttgatgactttattattcttctaaaatgtggaataaaaataaagaatgagtgtgtctaaacttttcaCTGGTagtgtatgtttatatgttcAATTCAAACACAAACTCTTTTATAGGGAGTTACAAAATGCTTGAAATTCCTTGGCTGGGAGTCCTAAAGGgaaaattggctgtgctctctgggtgggaggggtctctctctctctctctctctctctctctctctctctctctctctgtgtctctctctctctctgtgtctctctctctctctgtgtgtgtctctctctctctctctctctctctctctctctctctctctctctctctctctctcatgaatCATGGTAACACTAACCAACGACCCAGCAGGGGCAGTCGGTCAAAAAGATGCAGtcggctggcttcacatgtcttgtGGCACATGGAAGCCTTCACCCTCCGGGGTGGTAGCTCTTGTATGATTGGCAGACCTAACTCGTGtgtgggaattggccaagactaaattaggaagaaaattggggtttaaaaaaaaatgcatgtacaCAATATA encodes:
- the clgn gene encoding calmegin isoform X2 gives rise to the protein MKLQWSWTCLLLLSIVVVTRAQEDELEDDEEAQVEDGELDSEADSSEVQADAKVSFQVTYKTPVPTGEVFFSETFDDGALGRWIKSKTMKEDADEDIAKYDGKWEVEALKENKVPGDLGLVLKSRAKHHAIAAPLNKPFVFKNKPLVVQYEVNFQDGIDCGGAYIKLLSDSPNLDLEQFHDRTPYTIMFGPDKCGEDYKLHLIFRHKNPLNGDFEEKHAKRADTDLRKVYSDKKTHLYTLVLNPDNTYEIFIDQSSVSKGSLLTDVVPPVNPPKEIDDPNDSKPSDWDERAKIPDPEAVKPDDWDEDAPATVPDPDAVKPEGWLDDEPEFVPDSTAEKPEDWDEEMDGEWEAPQVPNPSCQTAPGCGEWKPPTINNPKYKGKWKAPLIDNPNYQGVWSARKIPNPDYFEDLEPFKMTPFRAVGLELWSMTSDIYFDNFIISADKEVVDRWAADSWGLKKLVASANEPGVFSQLTLAAEERPWLWIVYILTVGLPIGLAVLFCWPKKSEDDYAYKKIDPPKREEVEEEEEEEGEEEEEEGEEEEQEKEKQEDTVEAEEAAEPTEDAGRTEEEEGEEAEGEAPEEEEEVVDVEEEEEVEEEEEETSKSNDMPSDDEMKDADEGIDGTGEGQKQAVRKRRVRKD
- the clgn gene encoding calmegin isoform X1, which translates into the protein MKLQWSWTCLLLLSIVVVTRAQEDELEDDEEAQVEDGELDSEADSSEVQADAKVSFQVTYKTPVPTGEVFFSETFDDGALGRWIKSKTMKEDADEDIAKYDGKWEVEALKENKVPGDLGLVLKSRAKHHAIAAPLNKPFVFKNKPLVVQYEVNFQDGIDCGGAYIKLLSDSPNLDLEQFHDRTPYTIMFGPDKCGEDYKLHLIFRHKNPLNGDFEEKHAKRADTDLRKVYSDKKTHLYTLVLNPDNTYEIFIDQSSVSKGSLLTDVVPPVNPPKEIDDPNDSKPSDWDERAKIPDPEAVKPDDWDEDAPATVPDPDAVKPEGWLDDEPEFVPDSTAEKPEDWDEEMDGEWEAPQVPNPSCQTAPGCGEWKPPTINNPKYKGKWKAPLIDNPNYQGVWSARKIPNPDYFEDLEPFKMTPFRAVGLELWSMTSDIYFDNFIISADKEVVDRWAADSWGLKKLVASANEPGVFSQLTLAAEERPWLWIVYILTVGLPIGLAVLFCWPKKSEDDYAYKKIDPPKREEVEEEEEEEGEEEEEEGEEEEQEKEKQEDTVEAEEAAEPTAEDAGRTEEEEGEEAEGEAPEEEEEVVDVEEEEEVEEEEEETSKSNDMPSDDEMKDADEGIDGTGEGQKQAVRKRRVRKD